In Gemmatimonas sp. UBA7669, one genomic interval encodes:
- a CDS encoding succinate dehydrogenase cytochrome b subunit, producing MYALTRFWQSTIGKKIVMAVTGIVGILFVLGHMSGNFLMFKGQGAMHDYALLLRTSMPLLWAVRLGLLAAVALHALAAYQLTMQSRAARPQGYAVKNPQVTTLAAKTIRWGGVLLLVFIVFHILHMTLGTVHPQFTHLDPYNNLRIGLASPLVAGFYLLAMAALGLHLYHGGWAVLRTLGVARPSASPLKRRVALLLAIIVAGGFAIIPLATLAGMFPEAPALVEGAADSHTAAAETH from the coding sequence ATGTACGCACTCACGCGTTTCTGGCAGAGCACGATCGGCAAGAAGATCGTGATGGCCGTGACGGGGATCGTTGGCATCCTCTTCGTGCTCGGCCACATGTCCGGCAACTTCCTGATGTTCAAGGGGCAGGGGGCGATGCATGACTACGCGCTCCTCCTGCGCACCAGCATGCCGCTGCTCTGGGCGGTGCGCCTGGGCCTGCTGGCGGCCGTGGCGCTGCATGCGCTGGCCGCGTATCAGCTGACCATGCAGTCGCGCGCCGCCCGCCCTCAGGGGTATGCGGTCAAGAATCCGCAGGTCACCACGCTCGCGGCGAAAACCATTCGCTGGGGCGGCGTGCTGCTGCTGGTGTTCATCGTGTTTCACATCCTGCACATGACGCTGGGGACGGTGCACCCGCAGTTCACGCATCTCGATCCGTACAACAACCTGCGCATCGGTCTGGCCAGCCCGCTGGTGGCGGGATTCTACCTGCTGGCCATGGCGGCGCTGGGACTGCACCTCTACCACGGCGGCTGGGCGGTGCTGCGCACGCTGGGTGTGGCACGTCCGTCGGCTTCACCGCTCAAGCGCCGCGTCGCGCTGCTGCTGGCCATCATCGTGGCCGGTGGCTTTGCCATCATTCCGCTGGCCACGCTGGCCGGCATGTTCCCGGAGGCCCCGGCGCTGGTGGAAGGCGCTGCGGACTCGCACACGGCCGCGGCGGAGACGCACTGA
- the dcd gene encoding dCTP deaminase, whose translation MGLCSDRWITRMARDHGMIEPFEDRQVRQGVISYGVSSYGYDMRVASEYRIFTNALSSIVDPKHFDPKSFVEFEGDVCIVPPNSFALARSVEYFRIPRNVLTLTVGKSTYARCGIITNVTPFEPEWEGYVTLEISNTTPLPAKIYSNEGIAQVVFFTGDEDPEVSYGDKKGKYQGQHGVTLPRI comes from the coding sequence ATGGGGCTCTGCTCAGACCGCTGGATTACGCGCATGGCGCGCGACCATGGCATGATCGAACCGTTTGAAGACCGCCAGGTGCGCCAGGGCGTCATCTCGTACGGTGTCAGCTCCTATGGCTACGATATGCGGGTGGCCTCCGAATACCGGATCTTCACCAACGCGCTCAGCTCCATCGTCGACCCCAAGCATTTCGATCCGAAGAGCTTCGTGGAGTTCGAGGGAGACGTGTGCATCGTGCCGCCCAATTCCTTCGCGCTGGCCCGCAGCGTTGAGTACTTCCGCATTCCACGCAACGTGCTCACGCTCACTGTGGGCAAGAGCACCTACGCGCGTTGCGGTATCATCACCAACGTCACGCCGTTCGAGCCCGAGTGGGAAGGCTACGTGACGCTCGAGATCTCCAACACCACGCCGCTGCCGGCCAAGATCTATTCCAACGAAGGCATCGCGCAGGTGGTGTTCTTCACCGGTGATGAAGATCCGGAAGTCAGCTACGGCGACAAGAAGGGCAAGTATCAGGGCCAGCACGGAGTGACCCTGCCCCGGATCTGA
- a CDS encoding DUF389 domain-containing protein has protein sequence MKGLRVLRLFDLRRDQREPDAIHEAIEAGVQAAGTNLWVLIFAIFVASVGLNVNSTAVIIGAMLISPLMGPIVAIGYGAGVNDFGLIKRALRTLGLFVFISLTTATVYFAISPLSQAQSELLARTSPTLWDVLIAFFGGAAGIVALTRREVSNVVPGVAIATALMPPLCTAGFGLASRNLSYFGGAFYLFSINAVFIAFATLSVVKLLRLPSRGVVDDAVRRRTRLAIGVAVTAMLVPSTWLAYRLVQQEFFAAAAGRLVRDLSANQSIVLLASDIDARSRTLSLTLGGTPPPDDFAELLAARLSGPTSGAATVRIRQVGGDQLDMASLRRDLQRDLQRDLFSSTTQELQQRVRELQLEASTARTAQIARAQLLTELQAEFPEAVSVTVAQGDQRIPGDSLSVPVLVVHLQVSRAVTATDERRLRARLTSRFAPTRVELVITRQR, from the coding sequence GTGAAGGGGCTGCGAGTGCTCCGCCTGTTCGACTTGCGACGCGATCAGCGCGAGCCGGACGCCATCCACGAGGCCATCGAGGCGGGCGTGCAGGCCGCAGGCACCAACCTCTGGGTGCTCATCTTCGCCATCTTCGTGGCGTCGGTGGGACTGAATGTGAACTCCACGGCGGTCATCATCGGCGCGATGCTCATCTCGCCGCTGATGGGCCCCATCGTTGCCATTGGCTACGGCGCCGGGGTGAACGACTTCGGGCTCATCAAGCGCGCGCTGCGCACGCTGGGGCTGTTCGTGTTCATCAGCCTGACAACGGCCACGGTGTATTTCGCCATCAGTCCGCTGTCGCAGGCCCAGTCGGAACTGCTGGCCCGCACCAGTCCCACGTTGTGGGATGTGCTCATTGCCTTCTTCGGAGGCGCCGCCGGCATTGTGGCCCTCACGCGGCGCGAGGTCTCCAATGTGGTGCCTGGTGTGGCCATTGCTACCGCACTCATGCCGCCGCTCTGTACGGCCGGCTTCGGTCTTGCGTCGCGCAACCTGAGCTACTTCGGTGGCGCGTTCTATCTCTTCTCCATCAACGCCGTGTTCATCGCGTTCGCCACCTTGTCGGTGGTGAAGCTGTTGCGCCTGCCTTCGCGTGGGGTGGTCGATGACGCGGTACGCCGACGCACCCGGCTCGCCATTGGGGTGGCCGTCACGGCCATGCTGGTTCCCAGCACCTGGCTGGCCTACCGTCTCGTGCAGCAGGAGTTTTTTGCGGCCGCCGCCGGCCGCCTCGTGCGCGATCTGTCGGCCAATCAGTCCATCGTGCTGCTGGCCAGTGATATCGACGCGCGCAGCCGCACGCTCTCACTGACGCTCGGGGGCACGCCGCCACCAGACGACTTTGCCGAGCTCTTGGCGGCGCGGCTCTCGGGACCCACGTCCGGCGCCGCCACGGTGCGCATTCGTCAGGTGGGTGGCGATCAGCTCGACATGGCCTCGCTGCGTCGCGACCTGCAGCGCGACCTGCAGCGCGATCTGTTCAGCAGCACGACACAGGAGTTGCAGCAGCGGGTTCGTGAACTGCAACTCGAGGCCTCCACTGCGCGCACCGCGCAAATTGCACGGGCGCAGTTGCTCACCGAACTCCAGGCGGAGTTTCCGGAGGCGGTGTCGGTGACCGTGGCGCAGGGCGACCAACGTATACCGGGCGATTCACTCTCGGTACCGGTACTCGTGGTGCACTTGCAGGTCTCGCGCGCGGTCACCGCCACCGACGAGCGCCGCTTGCGCGCGCGCCTCACGTCGCGTTTCGCGCCAACGCGCGTCGAACTCGTGATCACGCGTCAGCGCTGA
- a CDS encoding NADH-quinone oxidoreductase subunit C, whose translation MTTPVSGNDVSSTSPVMAAVAADANGSPITPVNIPRTGAPANPTAAALVARFGPAITRVEVIWGETIVYVTREALHGVVRWLHDEPSERYDYLVDVTAVEYRGGGRPLEVVWHLRALGHRRFLRLKVELEPGTPLEVPSVMDIYTGANWLERECFDMFGIRFEGHPDMRRILMWEQYREGHPLRKDFPLRGRFSRSEQLKQALAAEPEARYSMEELSIAEAFDSLPEDMKRRLREQSATQPLVEGE comes from the coding sequence ATGACCACTCCGGTTTCTGGAAACGACGTGAGCAGCACGTCGCCGGTCATGGCAGCCGTTGCGGCCGACGCCAACGGCTCGCCCATCACGCCGGTCAACATTCCACGCACCGGCGCGCCGGCCAACCCGACCGCCGCGGCCCTGGTGGCGCGCTTCGGGCCGGCGATCACGCGCGTTGAGGTGATCTGGGGCGAGACCATTGTGTACGTGACGCGCGAGGCCCTGCACGGGGTCGTGCGCTGGCTGCACGACGAGCCCAGCGAACGCTACGACTATCTGGTCGACGTCACCGCCGTGGAGTACCGCGGCGGCGGGCGTCCCCTCGAAGTCGTGTGGCACCTGCGCGCGCTGGGCCATCGGCGCTTTCTGCGCCTCAAGGTGGAACTCGAGCCCGGCACGCCGCTCGAGGTGCCGAGCGTCATGGACATCTATACCGGCGCCAACTGGCTGGAGCGCGAGTGCTTTGACATGTTCGGCATCCGCTTCGAGGGCCATCCGGACATGCGGCGCATTCTCATGTGGGAGCAGTACCGGGAAGGCCATCCGCTGCGCAAGGATTTCCCGCTGCGCGGACGCTTCTCTCGCTCTGAACAGCTCAAGCAGGCGCTGGCCGCCGAACCGGAAGCGCGCTACTCCATGGAAGAACTGAGCATCGCCGAGGCCTTCGACTCGCTGCCTGAAGACATGAAGCGTCGCCTTCGCGAGCAGTCGGCCACCCAGCCGCTGGTGGAGGGCGAATGA
- a CDS encoding NADH-quinone oxidoreductase subunit B family protein has translation MDPGSQDGWVTTRLDFLVNWARAGSLWPMPFGTACCAIEFMATAASRFDLSRFGMERLSYSPRQADVLLCAGRVPLKLAPVLRRIYQQMPQPKWVISMGACASTGGMFDNYAVVQGIDTIIPVDVYVPGCPPRPEALMHAIIMLQKKVMTERLKDSTRHVEIEPDPSSQLYIPPSRIDELSEPFGNSVHQTRSAP, from the coding sequence ATGGACCCCGGCTCGCAGGACGGCTGGGTCACGACGCGACTCGACTTCCTCGTCAATTGGGCACGCGCCGGTTCGCTCTGGCCCATGCCCTTCGGCACCGCGTGCTGCGCCATCGAGTTCATGGCCACGGCGGCCAGCCGGTTCGACCTGTCGCGCTTCGGTATGGAGCGTTTGAGCTACTCCCCGCGCCAGGCAGACGTCCTGCTGTGCGCCGGTCGCGTGCCACTCAAACTGGCCCCTGTGCTGCGCCGCATCTATCAGCAGATGCCGCAGCCCAAGTGGGTCATCTCCATGGGCGCCTGCGCCTCGACGGGCGGCATGTTCGACAACTACGCCGTGGTGCAGGGCATCGACACCATCATTCCGGTGGACGTCTACGTACCGGGTTGCCCGCCGCGGCCGGAAGCGCTCATGCACGCCATCATCATGCTGCAGAAGAAGGTGATGACGGAGCGTCTCAAGGACAGCACACGTCACGTGGAAATCGAGCCGGATCCGTCCAGCCAGCTCTACATTCCGCCCTCGCGCATCGACGAGTTGTCGGAGCCGTTCGGCAACTCGGTGCATCAGACTCGCTCTGCGCCATGA
- a CDS encoding succinate dehydrogenase/fumarate reductase iron-sulfur subunit, with protein MKITLNVWRQPAAQAPGKLETYVLEGVSPDMSFLEMFDMLNEQLTETGKEPVAFAHDCREGICGSCAMMINGQAHGPWKGAATCQLHMRAFKDGDIITVEPWRASPFPIVKDLVVNRGAFDRIIQAGGYISASTGGARDANEILIGKDIVEEAMDAAACIGCGACVAACPNASASLFTGAKITHLGLLPQGQPEREKRVLAMVEQMDLEGFGHCTLAGECQEACPKEISIDVIKRMNRDYLVASAKRQEPRAVSGGAG; from the coding sequence ATGAAGATCACGCTCAACGTGTGGCGTCAGCCGGCGGCTCAGGCGCCCGGCAAGCTCGAGACCTATGTCCTCGAGGGCGTGAGCCCGGACATGTCCTTTCTCGAGATGTTCGACATGCTCAACGAGCAGCTCACCGAGACCGGCAAGGAACCGGTGGCCTTCGCGCATGACTGCCGCGAGGGCATCTGCGGCTCGTGCGCGATGATGATCAATGGTCAGGCGCACGGTCCGTGGAAGGGCGCCGCGACCTGTCAGTTGCACATGCGGGCCTTCAAGGACGGCGACATCATCACGGTGGAGCCGTGGCGCGCGTCGCCGTTCCCCATCGTGAAGGACCTCGTGGTCAACCGCGGCGCGTTTGATCGCATCATCCAGGCCGGCGGCTACATCTCGGCCAGCACCGGTGGTGCGCGCGATGCCAATGAGATTCTCATCGGCAAGGACATCGTGGAGGAAGCCATGGACGCCGCGGCATGCATCGGCTGCGGTGCCTGCGTGGCGGCCTGCCCGAACGCGTCGGCCTCGTTGTTCACAGGCGCCAAGATCACGCACCTGGGTCTTTTGCCGCAGGGGCAGCCGGAGCGCGAGAAGCGCGTGCTGGCGATGGTGGAGCAGATGGATCTCGAAGGCTTCGGTCACTGCACCCTGGCGGGAGAGTGCCAGGAGGCCTGCCCGAAGGAAATCAGCATCGACGTGATCAAGCGGATGAACCGTGACTACCTCGTGGCGAGTGCCAAGCGGCAGGAACCGCGGGCCGTCTCGGGTGGAGCGGGCTGA
- a CDS encoding c-type cytochrome, giving the protein MRMARGMSGSRYLSTALVFAVWIGLSGCGSKADTRREESARNVVAGNAERGLALLNAFRDSLPTHSGNALRCTSCHLDNGTRESALPWLGTLARYPQYRARPGLSESIEQRINECIARSLAGQMIAEDGQDMRDMVAYMATLRDRSRPADHVPVTRDGRAAEGQRGYAEQCARCHGANGEGVVAVAPAVWGADSYSVGAAMARQFTLATFLRHNMPYDRSDTLTEQEAADIAAFVLTQPRQDHPGMERDWPKGDAPADVAYPTSAAEAAGRPVPATRPLLPRRVEPRASTR; this is encoded by the coding sequence ATGCGCATGGCACGTGGGATGTCCGGCAGTCGCTATCTGAGTACGGCACTGGTCTTCGCCGTGTGGATCGGCCTGTCCGGCTGTGGCTCAAAGGCCGACACCCGACGCGAAGAATCGGCACGCAACGTCGTCGCTGGCAATGCGGAGCGCGGGCTGGCCTTGCTGAACGCATTCCGTGACTCGCTGCCCACACACAGCGGCAACGCGCTGCGCTGCACGAGTTGCCATCTCGACAACGGAACCCGCGAGAGTGCGCTGCCGTGGCTCGGTACACTGGCGCGGTATCCGCAGTACCGCGCGCGGCCCGGCCTTTCCGAATCCATCGAGCAGCGCATCAACGAATGCATCGCACGCAGTCTTGCCGGCCAGATGATTGCGGAAGACGGGCAGGACATGCGCGATATGGTGGCCTACATGGCGACGCTGCGCGATCGCTCCCGTCCGGCGGACCACGTGCCTGTGACACGCGACGGGCGGGCGGCTGAAGGTCAGCGCGGCTACGCCGAACAATGCGCGCGTTGTCATGGCGCCAATGGCGAAGGCGTGGTGGCCGTGGCACCGGCGGTCTGGGGAGCAGACAGCTACTCCGTTGGGGCAGCGATGGCTCGCCAGTTCACGCTGGCGACCTTCCTGCGCCACAACATGCCCTACGACCGCTCGGATACACTGACGGAGCAGGAAGCGGCGGACATCGCCGCCTTTGTGCTCACGCAGCCGCGTCAGGATCATCCCGGAATGGAGCGTGACTGGCCAAAGGGTGATGCGCCGGCCGACGTCGCGTATCCGACGAGCGCCGCAGAAGCTGCCGGTCGGCCCGTGCCAGCGACGCGGCCGCTGCTGCCCCGTCGCGTCGAACCACGCGCAAGCACCCGCTGA
- a CDS encoding NADH-quinone oxidoreductase subunit A, which yields MLRSYLPVLLLLGFVILNAVLILGISHLTTKAQPTPVKSQPYESGISPLGDARDRFSVKFYLVAMLFIVFDIETVFMIPWGVHYRQLSCQVPLLNGVCPTGQLSFFGLGEMLVFALILVVGFIYVWKKGALTWD from the coding sequence ATGCTCCGATCCTATCTGCCGGTCCTGCTGCTGCTTGGCTTCGTCATCCTGAACGCGGTGCTGATCCTCGGCATCAGCCACCTGACGACCAAGGCGCAACCCACACCTGTCAAATCCCAGCCCTACGAGTCCGGTATCAGCCCGCTTGGTGATGCCCGGGATCGCTTCTCGGTGAAGTTCTATCTCGTCGCGATGCTCTTCATCGTGTTCGACATCGAGACGGTGTTCATGATTCCGTGGGGCGTGCACTACCGTCAGCTCTCCTGTCAGGTGCCGCTCCTCAACGGGGTGTGCCCGACCGGACAGTTGTCGTTCTTCGGGCTCGGCGAAATGCTGGTGTTCGCGCTCATCCTGGTGGTGGGCTTCATCTATGTGTGGAAGAAGGGAGCGTTGACGTGGGACTGA
- the mdh gene encoding malate dehydrogenase: MVNKITVVGAGNVGATTAQRIAEKSLGRTVVMVDVVEGIPQGKGLDQWESAPVEGFDTRVIGTNGYEETAGSDIVVITAGIARKPGMTRDDLLNTNAGIVKSVAEQIKATSPNAIVIVVSNPLDVMCHVAKHVTGFPRERVIGMAGVLDTARYRSFIAEALDVSVRDIQAMVLGGHGDTMVPLVSYTTISGIPIRQLMGEEQLAAIVQRARDGGAEIVKYLKTGSAYYAPSSGAVEMVDAIVHDRKRILPCAAWLEGEYGMSGLFLGVPCKLGRNGLEKVLEIELTADERAALEKSAQAVREPMAALSL; this comes from the coding sequence ATGGTCAACAAGATCACGGTCGTTGGCGCGGGCAACGTGGGCGCCACGACGGCGCAGCGCATCGCCGAGAAGTCGCTCGGTCGCACGGTGGTGATGGTCGACGTGGTCGAGGGCATCCCTCAGGGGAAAGGCCTCGACCAGTGGGAATCGGCGCCGGTGGAAGGCTTCGATACCCGCGTCATCGGCACCAATGGCTACGAGGAAACGGCGGGCTCGGACATCGTCGTCATCACGGCCGGCATCGCGCGCAAGCCGGGCATGACGCGTGACGACCTGCTGAACACGAACGCCGGCATCGTGAAGTCGGTGGCGGAGCAGATCAAGGCTACCTCGCCGAACGCCATCGTCATCGTGGTGTCGAACCCGCTCGACGTGATGTGCCATGTGGCCAAGCACGTGACCGGCTTCCCGCGCGAGCGCGTGATTGGCATGGCGGGCGTGCTGGATACGGCGCGCTACCGTTCGTTCATCGCCGAGGCGCTCGACGTGTCGGTGCGTGACATTCAGGCCATGGTGCTGGGTGGCCATGGCGACACGATGGTTCCGCTCGTGTCATACACCACGATCAGCGGCATCCCCATCCGTCAGCTGATGGGTGAGGAGCAGCTCGCGGCCATCGTGCAGCGGGCGCGCGACGGCGGCGCCGAAATCGTGAAGTACCTCAAGACCGGCTCGGCGTACTATGCGCCGTCGTCGGGGGCGGTGGAGATGGTGGACGCCATCGTGCACGACCGCAAGCGCATCCTCCCCTGCGCCGCGTGGCTGGAAGGCGAGTACGGCATGTCGGGCCTCTTCCTCGGCGTGCCCTGCAAGCTCGGTCGCAACGGTCTCGAGAAGGTACTCGAGATCGAGCTCACCGCCGACGAGCGTGCTGCGCTCGAGAAGTCTGCGCAGGCGGTGCGCGAACCCATGGCTGCGCTCTCTCTCTGA
- the nuoD gene encoding NADH dehydrogenase (quinone) subunit D: protein MLINIGPQHPATHGVLRLVLELDGETVVRCIPHIGYLHCGFEKIGEYRQYNQIIPWTDREDYLNSPGNNVAFVLGAERLFGVGMTERTKVLRVILMELSRIMSHLVWLGTTSVDIGAFTPFLWLYQERENIYNLLEGWVGARLTTTATRVGGMAADLPDGWLDGLRAFLKGFPKTLEESVGMLETNAIWAGRTVGLGAMSAQEAVNAGLSGPMLRASGVAYDVRKDFPYLDYETYDFDVPVGTQGDVYDRFLVRVEEMRQSVRILEQALQRLPGGPINIDDPRLILPPKHKATSEMESMIHHFKLVMEGPRPPVGECYVAVESPKGEKGYYFVSDGTSKPVRWRIRPPSFVNLSAIPQMVEGHLLSDVIAINASIDIVMGEIDR from the coding sequence ATGCTCATCAACATCGGGCCGCAGCACCCGGCGACGCACGGCGTGTTGCGTCTGGTGCTCGAGCTCGATGGCGAAACCGTCGTGCGGTGCATTCCGCACATCGGCTATCTGCACTGCGGCTTCGAGAAGATCGGCGAGTATCGCCAGTACAACCAGATCATCCCGTGGACCGACCGCGAGGATTATCTCAACTCGCCGGGCAACAACGTGGCGTTCGTGCTGGGTGCGGAGCGGCTCTTCGGCGTGGGCATGACAGAGCGTACGAAAGTGCTGCGTGTCATCCTCATGGAGCTCTCCCGCATCATGTCGCACCTGGTGTGGCTGGGTACGACCTCGGTGGACATCGGCGCGTTCACGCCGTTCCTGTGGCTGTACCAGGAACGCGAGAACATTTACAACCTGCTCGAGGGCTGGGTGGGCGCGCGTCTGACCACCACCGCCACGCGCGTGGGTGGCATGGCCGCCGACCTGCCTGATGGCTGGCTCGACGGCCTGCGCGCTTTCCTCAAGGGGTTCCCCAAGACCCTCGAGGAGTCGGTGGGCATGCTCGAGACGAACGCCATCTGGGCCGGTCGGACCGTGGGCCTTGGCGCCATGAGTGCGCAGGAGGCGGTGAACGCGGGGCTCTCCGGCCCCATGCTGCGCGCGTCGGGTGTGGCCTACGATGTGCGCAAGGACTTCCCGTATCTCGACTACGAGACCTACGACTTCGACGTACCCGTCGGCACGCAGGGCGACGTCTACGATCGCTTCCTCGTGCGCGTGGAAGAGATGCGGCAGAGTGTGCGCATTCTGGAGCAGGCCCTGCAGCGTCTGCCAGGTGGCCCCATCAACATCGACGACCCGCGTCTCATCCTGCCGCCCAAGCACAAGGCGACGAGCGAGATGGAATCGATGATCCATCACTTCAAGCTGGTGATGGAAGGCCCGCGTCCACCCGTCGGCGAGTGCTATGTGGCGGTCGAAAGCCCCAAGGGCGAGAAGGGCTACTACTTCGTGAGCGATGGAACGAGCAAGCCGGTACGCTGGCGCATCCGCCCGCCGTCGTTCGTGAATCTCTCGGCCATCCCGCAGATGGTCGAGGGACACCTGCTGTCTGACGTGATCGCGATCAACGCGAGCATCGATATCGTCATGGGAGAGATCGACCGATGA
- a CDS encoding fumarate reductase/succinate dehydrogenase flavoprotein subunit, which produces MLDLNSKIPSGPLEQKWDKHRFEMKLVNPANKRKHSVIVVGAGLAGASAAATMAELGYNVSCFVYHDSPRRAHSIAAQGGINAAKNYQNDGDSIKRLFYDTIKGGDFRAREANVYRLAQVSVNIIDQCVAQGVPFAREYGGLLANRSFGGAQVSRTFYARGQTGQQLLLGAYQALERQIGLKKVQMHTFEEMLEVVVINGHARGIVTRNLLTGKITSHAADAVVLATGGYGNVFFLSTNAKYSNVTASWRAHKKGAAFANPCYTQIHPTCIPVHGEHQSKLTLMSESLRNDGRIWVPKKKGDTRAPSQIPESERDYYLERKYPSFGNLAPRDIASRAAKEACDDGRGVGPGGLGVYLDFADSIKRLGEKTIAERYGNLFDMYQRITDENPYKQPMRIYPAVHYTMGGLWVDYNLMSTIPGLHVAGEANFSDHGANRLGASALMQGLADGYFVLPYTIGDYVASTKLEPVDTSHAEFRAAEEAVRARQAQFLGMNGKRTVDSFHKELGKIMWEYCGMARDREGLTKAIGLIQTLKEEYWQNLNVPGSAESLNQSLEKAGRVADFIELGELMCRDALHREESCGGHFRTEYQEEGEAKRNDDEYAYVAAWEFAGEGKDPILNKEPLEYENVKLSTRSYK; this is translated from the coding sequence ATGCTCGACCTGAATTCCAAGATTCCCTCCGGTCCGCTGGAGCAGAAGTGGGACAAGCACCGCTTCGAGATGAAGCTGGTGAACCCGGCCAACAAGCGGAAGCATTCCGTGATCGTCGTTGGCGCCGGACTCGCGGGCGCCTCGGCGGCCGCCACGATGGCGGAGCTGGGCTACAACGTGTCCTGCTTCGTGTACCATGACTCGCCGCGTCGCGCGCACTCCATCGCGGCGCAGGGTGGCATCAACGCCGCCAAGAACTACCAGAACGACGGCGACTCCATCAAGCGCCTGTTCTACGACACCATCAAGGGCGGCGACTTCCGTGCCCGCGAGGCCAACGTGTATCGCCTCGCGCAGGTGTCGGTGAACATCATCGACCAGTGTGTCGCGCAGGGCGTGCCCTTCGCGCGTGAGTACGGCGGTCTGCTGGCCAACCGCTCCTTCGGTGGAGCGCAGGTGTCGCGTACGTTCTACGCCCGTGGGCAGACCGGCCAGCAGCTGCTGCTGGGCGCCTACCAGGCCCTCGAGCGGCAGATCGGCCTCAAGAAGGTGCAGATGCACACCTTCGAGGAAATGCTCGAGGTGGTGGTCATCAACGGCCACGCGCGCGGCATCGTCACGCGCAACCTGCTGACGGGCAAGATCACGTCGCACGCCGCCGATGCGGTGGTGCTGGCCACGGGTGGCTATGGCAACGTGTTCTTCCTGAGCACGAACGCCAAGTACTCCAACGTCACGGCCTCGTGGCGCGCGCACAAGAAGGGCGCGGCCTTCGCCAACCCCTGCTACACGCAGATTCACCCCACGTGCATTCCGGTGCACGGCGAGCATCAGTCGAAGCTGACGCTGATGTCGGAGTCGCTGCGCAACGACGGTCGCATCTGGGTGCCCAAGAAGAAGGGTGACACGCGCGCGCCGTCGCAGATTCCCGAGTCGGAACGCGACTACTACCTCGAGCGCAAGTATCCGAGCTTCGGCAACCTCGCGCCGCGTGACATCGCGTCGCGCGCGGCCAAGGAAGCCTGCGACGATGGCCGTGGTGTGGGTCCGGGTGGGCTCGGCGTGTATCTCGACTTCGCCGATTCCATCAAGCGCTTGGGCGAAAAGACCATTGCCGAACGCTACGGCAATCTGTTCGACATGTATCAGCGCATCACGGACGAAAATCCGTACAAGCAGCCGATGCGCATCTACCCCGCCGTGCATTACACCATGGGCGGCCTGTGGGTGGATTACAACCTCATGAGCACCATTCCCGGCCTGCACGTGGCCGGCGAAGCCAACTTCTCCGACCACGGCGCCAATCGTCTTGGTGCCTCGGCACTCATGCAGGGTCTCGCCGACGGCTACTTCGTGTTGCCGTACACCATCGGCGACTACGTGGCGAGCACGAAGCTCGAGCCGGTGGACACGTCGCACGCCGAGTTCCGCGCAGCCGAAGAGGCGGTGCGGGCGCGTCAGGCCCAGTTCCTCGGCATGAACGGCAAGCGCACCGTGGACTCCTTCCACAAGGAGCTCGGCAAGATCATGTGGGAGTACTGCGGCATGGCACGAGATCGCGAAGGCCTCACCAAGGCCATCGGGCTCATCCAGACGCTCAAGGAAGAGTACTGGCAGAACCTGAACGTGCCGGGCAGCGCCGAGTCGCTCAATCAGTCGCTGGAGAAGGCGGGACGCGTGGCGGATTTCATTGAGCTCGGAGAGCTCATGTGCCGAGACGCGCTGCACCGCGAGGAGTCCTGCGGCGGGCACTTCCGCACGGAGTACCAGGAAGAGGGCGAAGCGAAGCGCAACGACGACGAATACGCGTACGTGGCGGCGTGGGAGTTTGCCGGTGAGGGCAAGGACCCGATCCTCAACAAGGAACCTCTGGAGTACGAGAACGTGAAGCTTTCCACGCGGAGCTACAAGTAA